The Myroides fluvii region ATTTCACAATCTAAACCACAGCCATGTGCTGCGTTTTGAAGCGTATTGTAATCTAAATACAACCACGGAAAGGCATCTTCTGTTTCTCCTTTGTATTCCACGCTAAAAACTAATTCTCCATAGTAATCTTTATTGTCCATCGGAATCCATTTTCCACCGTCTTCATCTTCGTCGAACATATAGATTAAATCCGAACTGTCGATTAGGATTTGTCCACCTGAAGCTAGTAAGCTTTTTAAGTGCTCTAAATACGTAGTGATGTGAATCAATTTTCCAAAAATACCCGTTCCATTCATCAAGAGAAGAATCGTGTCATATTGTTCATTCTTGATATCAAGGATATTGGCGTTTTTAGCGTTTTTTACGCCTCTCAATTGACACGTTTCAACAGCCTTTGGAGAAATATCGATAGGCGTAACTTCGAACCCTTTTTCTTGTAAATAAAGGGCATGAGATCCCGCACCACAGCCTACATCAAGAATTTTTCCCTTGCTTTTTTTTAAGGCAATTTGCTCGATTTCGGGCATGTCCTTATAGGAGCGAAACCAATAGGAAACCTCCATTTCCTCTGCTTCTGAGATATCGGTCTCCGTTAGAATTGCCGCTGGTTTTTTGGTGATTTGAAAATCTAATAGGGCTTGGCCAATGAGGTCTTTCATTTTTTTGTCGATTTTTGAGCTATAAAAAAGAGAGTTGTTGTAATTTTGTCCTTCAAAATAAAGAGGAATGGATAAAATACTGCAACAGCTTCCAAAGTTAGCCAAAGATAAGCATAATGAGAATAAAAAGTATTTGGCGAAGCTGCAAAAGAAAGCGCCTAAGGATTTGGATTATCAAATGCAGGAAATCCACGATGCGGTATTTAAAAAAACGGATTGTTTGTCTTGTGCCAATTGCTGTAAAACGACAGGCCCTTTATTTACCAGTGCGGATATAGAGCGAATCAGCAAGCATTTACGCCTCAAACCCCAGCAATTTATCGATCAGTATTTGAGAATCGATGAAGACAATGACTATGTTCTACAACAAGTACCTTGTACATTTTTGGATGCAGAAAACTATTGTATGATTTACGAAGTTCGTCCAAAAGCATGTAGAGAATACCCACATACGGATCGCAAGAAGTTTCAACAGATTGCAAATCTTACCTTACAAAATGTATCAATCTGTCCAGCAGCTTACGAAGTCGTGGAGCAAATGAAAAAGAAAATTGTGGTAAAATAATAGAATTAAATAAAGAAATAATCTTCTTCTGTATCTTGAAAAAGAGCAGAAGCTTCTTCGGTCAGATCTTCAATTTGAGCTGAGAAATAGTCAATGATATCTAAAATAACTTCTTTTATTTTTTCAAAAATGCTCAAAGCGTCATCCAAATAATCTTTGATTAGTTGAAAGAAATCAAGGATCCCATCAATTAGTTTGACAATATATTCTCCTACATTCATAGTACAGTTTGTTTTAGTATGACTCAAATGTAAGTAAAAAAAATAAGTCGAGACGTGTTGGTTTGTAATTTAACTCAACCAATCTTTTAAATTTGAGATATGAGCTTTACTAACAAAAATAGGGTATTGATCGTCACTTTGCACGTTTAAAACCAATTCTATCTTCTGACTTGTATGGCGAATCACTTCTTTAATTGCGTGAATATTGACAATAAAACTGCGATTAATTTTAAAGAAAGTTTTAGCGTCTAGTTTTTCAATTACATCTTTAAGAGTGTCATCATAAATGAAACGCTCATCTTGAAAGGTATGTAAGAATAGGTGTTTACCCGAAGCAAATAAATAGGCTATTTCGCTTGTTTCTATTGATTTTAATCGATGGCCATCGTGGATTAAAAAGCGGTCTTTAAGCTTTGTGTTTATCGCTTCTGTAGCGGTTTCTAGGGTGGATGGTTGTTCCTCTTGTAAGCGTTTGGTAATGGTAACGTATTTGAGGAGTACCTCGTCTAAGGCGTCCTTGTCAAAAGGTTTTAAGATGTAACCGATAGCAAATTGCTTAAAGGCTTCGATGGCGTAGTTGTCATAAGCGGTGATGAACACGACAGGACTTTTAACAGCAATTTTGTCGAAGATTTCCAGACTCTTACCATCGCCTAAGTGAATGTCCATGAAAATGAGATCCACGGTGTTTTGAAAGAAGAAAGTTGTTGCTTCTTTAATAGAAGAAAGCATAGTAATCTCTCCAACCGCAACGGGCAGGATGTCTTGTGTCAGTAATAATTTCTGTAGATAATTAGCTGCTAGAGCTTCATCTTCAACAATAGCTATGCGCACTTCTTTTTTTGGGTAAAAGTACTAAAAAGTTAGCCGTTCTAAAAATTCGTTTTTTTATACTGGAATTGGAACATAAAAAAAGCTACCATTTCTGGTAGCTTTTGCAGTGTCACTGGCTATAAATTTGGGTTGTTTTCTCTTGCTTTTCTTGGGAAAGGCAACGTATAGCGCGGATCGTTTTGTTGTAGTATAAATTCTTCGTTACCTAATCGGTGCACGATTTTCTTTTGATCTAATCTTCTCAAGTCGAACCAACGTTGACCTTCAAAGGCAAATTCTCTGAATCGCTCTTCGAGTATGAATTTTTTGTATGCTACTTGGTCGAACGATTTTAGTTGTGCTAACACAGCAGGGATAGCTTCGGCTTTGTAGCGATTTTCGATAATGGGCTGTAGCGTAGTTGTCGCTTGATCCAATCGATTCAAGAATAGTTGAGCTTCTGCTTTAATGAAGTACAATTCAGCCGTTCTGAATGTGATTTTAGTATCTCCATTTCCTGTTTTAACCAAAACTAGATTTCCTTTTACATCATCAAATGAAGACGTATAACGAAGGTCGTTTGCTTGATCATAACTTGCTTTCAATTCTTCAGAGGCAAAAACAAAAGATTTATACGTCGTTTTAAATACATCTTCTAAATTCATAATTGATTCTACCGATTTGAAATGAGCAACCGATTCTTTCGCATCTACATTTAAGTTTTGTAGTGTATTTTTGATTGCTAATGCACTTTCTGCACTTGCAATTGCAGCTTCATATTTCTTTTGATACAGATTTACACGGGCTTCTAAAGCCAAAAGAGCCAATTTAGAAAAACGGTAGTTTGTACCTGCATCATAAGTAACTACTTTTAATTTTGCTTTTGCGGCATCGATATCCGAATGAATTTGGTTGTAAACTTCTGCTACGGTTGATTTCGGTCTTTTGCTATCTAAATCTACTTCGTTTAAGATTACAATACCAGGTTCTGTAGCCGCTGTAGCTGGATCATACGGTTTAGCAAAGAAGTTTACTAAATCGAAATAAGCCAGAGCACGTAGCGCATGAGCTTCACCTAAAAGTTGTTCTTTTGCGTCTCCCGTTTGCATTGTTCCTGTACCATCGTTAATGGTTTGA contains the following coding sequences:
- a CDS encoding class I SAM-dependent methyltransferase, producing the protein MKDLIGQALLDFQITKKPAAILTETDISEAEEMEVSYWFRSYKDMPEIEQIALKKSKGKILDVGCGAGSHALYLQEKGFEVTPIDISPKAVETCQLRGVKNAKNANILDIKNEQYDTILLLMNGTGIFGKLIHITTYLEHLKSLLASGGQILIDSSDLIYMFDEDEDGGKWIPMDNKDYYGELVFSVEYKGETEDAFPWLYLDYNTLQNAAHGCGLDCEILYEGENFDYLARLTVNRY
- a CDS encoding YkgJ family cysteine cluster protein gives rise to the protein MDKILQQLPKLAKDKHNENKKYLAKLQKKAPKDLDYQMQEIHDAVFKKTDCLSCANCCKTTGPLFTSADIERISKHLRLKPQQFIDQYLRIDEDNDYVLQQVPCTFLDAENYCMIYEVRPKACREYPHTDRKKFQQIANLTLQNVSICPAAYEVVEQMKKKIVVK
- a CDS encoding LytR/AlgR family response regulator transcription factor, yielding MRIAIVEDEALAANYLQKLLLTQDILPVAVGEITMLSSIKEATTFFFQNTVDLIFMDIHLGDGKSLEIFDKIAVKSPVVFITAYDNYAIEAFKQFAIGYILKPFDKDALDEVLLKYVTITKRLQEEQPSTLETATEAINTKLKDRFLIHDGHRLKSIETSEIAYLFASGKHLFLHTFQDERFIYDDTLKDVIEKLDAKTFFKINRSFIVNIHAIKEVIRHTSQKIELVLNVQSDDQYPIFVSKAHISNLKDWLS
- a CDS encoding RagB/SusD family nutrient uptake outer membrane protein, producing the protein MKRLFLFIGCLSLGLSTVSCDKFLDIEPEGKIIPKTTDDYRKLMTSAYFAYPRHKALTTIRTDEVQVPVMDNSDFAEIRDVFVYNDQSPSDGTREYGYQDLYKVIFYTNQTINDGTGTMQTGDAKEQLLGEAHALRALAYFDLVNFFAKPYDPATAATEPGIVILNEVDLDSKRPKSTVAEVYNQIHSDIDAAKAKLKVVTYDAGTNYRFSKLALLALEARVNLYQKKYEAAIASAESALAIKNTLQNLNVDAKESVAHFKSVESIMNLEDVFKTTYKSFVFASEELKASYDQANDLRYTSSFDDVKGNLVLVKTGNGDTKITFRTAELYFIKAEAQLFLNRLDQATTTLQPIIENRYKAEAIPAVLAQLKSFDQVAYKKFILEERFREFAFEGQRWFDLRRLDQKKIVHRLGNEEFILQQNDPRYTLPFPRKARENNPNL